tCATCCGAGTACtcccggatactgttcacccccgagcacccgagcacggttcatccCGGGTACCCGAGCACTGATCACcccggtaccccgagcactgtagcagtggtcgCAGGGCGGTTATCAGGTTTTCCTGgaagctggtagcttgtaaattcatagttaattcgtacgaaactccaaacttcatgagacCAGTTGTGTTGGTTTCGTAggaatatgaactacatgttaaaaatgttgaaactcgttaaatacgttctgagaatttatctattgattaaatgtgtttcagcttagttaaagcacaaatagtcaatgccatgttcgaaagtcGTGAGACCACTGGGAAAACTCTTATTTTGCATAGTGTGATCTGGggaaaatattgtcatgtattgtggagcatatttttcttatatggtcgcatttcatacatgctcattacattgcacgcgttgctctatatagtgaacgccgatccgtcgatcccggaggccgtgggcgatcgtgaggcgtcccacctttctgatccagggcagcaaggcaagcatcgttcatattgcaccatgtctacttgaaaatttaatatgttatctacgcttatgtatacattgcatgtgtcgggtaccgagttgggtagaacctatgccgatgcattatcccatttcggtcacgtgtcatgtgttgttcctaggagcctagtggtgtcgtcgcggtcaaattttagttcgctatgcttagtggtacttaggctttccggtagaagtcgacgacggcgtccaccgttgtcgcgagcctaggacttattacctgttcacatttgtggttgtgttgatgatgagtcggtttggtgagtggtgagttgagacgaggtgtgggcggtgttaggggtgtcatctgctcacgaggagtcctcaggcagttcggggagggaacccggacaccgtagaccgcttgcaccggttaagcaccgaccgtcggtgtagtcggctttagcacataccttactcaccacatgctgatataatggtaggcgagccgattaccttcgcagacgtggtcatgtgggcctcgtcatagacggtgtgagtccggtttgagtccgggcttttagcggtattaatttgctcggggagtagttctaataccgccgtgccgagctatggttgatccacatggttgggcctgattgggaaaggttgtcacgggtacccccttgtgcgcatcttagctggtggcacaagccgtatggtcgctgtgtcgtgtgggtccaggagtatccccctgcagggtgtataatcagttcgaactgccgcgctctcggtcatgagcatcgctatcgcttatctccaccgagcgaccatgttttggtcgtagagtttcgatgtgggttgtggcatggttggattggggtggtttggtcggtatgtggttggtgttTTGGTgtgaatggtttgcttttatacacttgttgttcatatatctgttctgatcagttggttggcagggtttgagtcggtggttggttaagtcagttgcttacacctagagtctaagttgcttaccgcttaatgaacttaaacatgttttaatccttgctacagctttaaatgcatgatccttggagtcgagaatatatatactcatactgtgtaagacttgctagtaccttcgtactaaggggtgctgcccttaagttgctttcaggttcgcaggttggcgaggaagaggctgtgttcggctactttgtgcctgccaatcagggtggcgggcaggagtagcaccttctactccgaactccggcgcttttggtatggagcctaagggcatacggctccatactcttttgttgtataggtttttttcttccgctgcatagttgttgttgttcctcttttgttgtaaattgtggaagcagttgcatgtttaataatggtaatccagtttaattatttgctctctattaaactgtgttgtgatatttgagttggaaggcatgtgttccgatcctgggcacaaaacacgtgccgggactaccggaatggtattctggttaatcgtcgaggttgtgattatgaataatgatcctcctgatgattaattagaatactatttggacagttcctcacagttTCTCAAAAaagtttttagaaattttttcaaaaatagaaagatatagagggaaaaagatttttttttttttaaaaaaaagaagggagcTGTCGGAAGGGGGGCCGAGTTACTACTGTGGCGCGTGAGCGTATTAGCATGGTCCTAATTTCAGACCAAGCAGCCAAGCGCTGCCTCTTGGCTGCAATAAATCGTTTCGTAGCGGGAGCTGAAAGCAGGTGGTTATCCTGTTCGTTGGTGCATTTCGAGATTCGTGCCATGGAATAGtttacatttttcttttctctctccagCGCTAGCCGAAAATTATGGCCGTGTGGGCTTGTCCTGTTCGGTAGCACATAATACTGATCGGTCACCGCGTGTCTTGTCCCTTGCGCTGCATGTTCAATCGAACAATTCGGCCCCCTTATCTTGTTTGCGCATCTCTTCACTCGTTCCCGCACCTACATTCCAAAAAAATCCCGCGCCCCCACCCTCCCCCGCCGCCCACCGCTGCAATAAATCCGTGCACCTACGATGTTGCCACCAATCCTCTTCAGTTGAGCTCTGGAGCCGGTGCTCCTCTGAGGTCTGCAAGGAAATCTGTCCTCACTTCACCCCCTTCGCAGTTCAGCCACCTCCATTGATGCGAGCTTCAACTGACGCCCGATGCCGGTATAGGGATCAGATGCCTGTCGCCGGCTAGGAGCCAAACAGCATATTTTCACCAAGCACTGCTTCCATTGATTTGTGCTTCACCTGACGTCTGCTTCCGGTACACGGATAAGATGCGTGTTGCCGGCTTCGAGCCAACCGTAGAGGTGCGTTCTTCCATTCTTCTGATTTCAGCATTTTTCACAGATCCTTACTGTTCATGCCTATGCTTTTCATTTTCCTTAATTTGTTCTTCTCCTCGCCTATTTCACCCCTTTCCCAGTGGATGCCTGGAACAGCTCGAACCCACATTGATGGTGACCCTGAAGAATTAGATGCATATCACTCTGGCAGTTTAACTCCCGGGGGGGTCACCTGACAACGCACATGCCCAATCCTCATCTGCTGCCACTTCGCGCAGCTCTCTTAAGAAGTTTTGCACTATGTTCAGACTTTCAATGACTACAAGAAGGACTTGGTTAGGTCTATTGGCTTTGGTGGAATGCTAGATCTTCCTAGGATTAAGAAGTTAAACATCAAGTTTAGCATGTGGCTCATGCAGAAAGTAGATTGCCAGGCCCGATCCATTCGCATAGATGACAACCGCGTCCTTCGGTTGATCCCCAATGATGTCAGTACTGTATTTGGCATCCCCTGCGGCCCAAAGGATATATTAGGCCCTGATGCCTTCATCACGCAGGAAGCTATAAATTTCCTCCAGAGCAGTATAGGAATGTCTAATAAGCATCCACGTAGTCTGAAAGCAGTAGAGTCTGTTCTGCATTTGGAAATTATTAATACCTCATCTAAGATGCTTGTAGAGGCTTTCAAGGTGGCTTTCGTTGTTTTTGCCATGGGCAATGTCCTCACTCCTTCTGCCAAATATGACTATGTAAATGTTAATTTCTGGGGAGCCTTGAGCCGGTCAGAAGAAATATACCAATTCAATTGGGCTACCCATGTACTGAACGCCCTCGTTGATGCTGCAAGGAAAGTTCAATCTGATCTTGCACGCAAGCGGACAGTCTCCAACATCTCAGGATGCCATATATTCCTTCAGGTAACCTCAATAAAGATACTAGCTACTTCACATTCCAAAGATATTTTGTTGTCCAACAGTTCATAATTTTCCTATATCTTCTCAGGTTCTTTATCTCGACAATTTGGAATTGGGCCCTCTGAAGATGTCGCATGCAAAGCTGCCTCGTATCAAGGAATTCAGTTTTGACATGCTGTCAAAGATGATATCTGCTGATTCATATCGCCAACATGGTTGCCCTGAACCTTGCTTTGGCATAAGCCAGGTGCGTACTTCCATGCACCGTCttcgttagtttatattttaCGTTTGCAATTATTTTGCTTGTCTCTCCATTTGTTCCATTGGTTGTAGCTGCGCGATCCCTCCGAGGTATGCTACAAGTGTTTCGGTGTGTCAAGGCCCGATACACAGGCAACAAGGACAGAGGCTATCCCTTCCCTTCAGGACAATGTAGCAAAATCTCCAGAGGTTTAGTCTGCCCAACTGCCTACATCAACCATGCCCCAACTGCCATTACCTGCCTACTCCAACCCATTGTTGACTGATCAGACGGAGCTAATTAACCATATCCGAACCCATTATCCTAAGCTGGTGAATCCATGGTTGCACTAGTTAGATGTATATCATTCCTCTTTTCGTACAACTTATTGGAATTATCTGGACAACTATGTGCAGGAAAGGAGTAAAATGGCTGATATTCTTAAGAGGTTCAATGCACGGTACCTCAATCTCACTGTGACCTACAAGAAGGGTGTCTCTGACCTCATTATCTCCCTAGCTGATTTCATTCTAAACTACATTTCAAAGGAATGTGGGGGACTTGACGCCCCCACGCCTTCCCCGACGTGCGTTGCTAGTGGTGGTGAACCAATAAACGGTCAAGAGTCTTGACTCAATGCTGTGCataatatctatttttctaccaccATGAATAATACCATTACCCACTGTAGGGCCGAGGTCTTCATGCACAAAAAATGGAACTGGACAACAACTCGACCAATCAGATACCGAAGGTATGTTCCCCCTTCAGCGGTAAATCACACCTTATGTGTACTCTGCTACCTAACGTATATAAATAATTCCTTTTTTACATGCTTCTACTTAGCTGAGAGTGCTGCTACGCCTCTTCACAAGCATTCACGTTCACTGGATGTTATGCCTAACACATGGACCTCTAGTCCATCTTCATATGGAATCAAGAAGCAACGCAACTGCATGAGTGCTggtaaataattttctttttctacacGCAGGTTTTTGCCTTCACACCTACATGTTTGCCCAGCTAAAGAATGTACTTTTACTTGCAGGCGCTGCAACCCATCCTCTTCATGCTGGCCATAAACTTACATACTAGGAAACTTCGACTAGTCGTTTTGTTCCTACCCCGCATAAAGAGACTACTGAACTACCATATACTCCGCGTCGTTTGCTAAAACAAGATTGCACGGTTGCTGTTGTCAATCAGATGTGCAGTGCAGATGAGGTCGAGGATCCTGACGGCAAAATTCTTTTTGGACAACGTTCATCTGAACCAATATGCAAGAAAAAATTGATGCTTGGGGAACAGGCTAGGTCACCATGGAACATGGGGTGCATGCATCCGGATAATGGCTGTGTTGTCCCTCAAAAGTTAGCTTCTTGGGTGTATGCTGCTGCTGACGTATATCTCAAGCGGTAAGCAACTATCCATCCCTAATATATCTTACTAACCAATTCCATGGACTTATATGTCATTGATCCCGTCTTTTCAGGAACTGGGTTATTCACCACTCACCCAAGTACATACAACTTTCTAGTGAGGCCTTTAGGTCTCAGTTGGTAGGCTCGAACCCTATGGGTTTTGAGTTGTGTGACATACTCATCCGCCGCTTTACCCAGCTCGATGCAGACATGCGCGCTAATTCTTGGAAATGTCGCTGGAGGCATTTCTTTGAATCTGATTTCTATGTGAGTTCACTTTGATCAAATTGCTTTTTTATTGCCTTCCATCTTCACATCTCTCTGAAAAGTGGTCCTCTTCTTGTACGTATTCTGCAAAGTCTTTTGCGTTAGCTGGGTACGACCTGCTGAATGTCCTCTCTGTTAGGGAGCAATTCATTGGAGCAAATGTTCCCTACAACCTATCTGCTTGCCGGATGATAAGTGCTGTAATCAGCAAACTTTTGTACCACATTGCCCCAACAATCTGGCCCATCCAATTTTGCTCATCTTATCCCTTTTTTGTAGATGCTGGTCCCTGCATGTATCAATCAAGTGTGGTGTTGTTTCTCCTTTGACATGTGGAACAAAGTCATATATGTGCTTGACCCCTGTGGCCCGAATCCTCACACTGCTTTGAAGAGGCATGCTGCACAAAGGATTCTCGATGCTTTGTGCAAATGCATATCCGCGTTCTTTGATAACTGGCAACCTGACCCCAATGCATGGCAGGTGCATTTCCCAGTTCTCAACATTGAGTCCTGCAATGTGTAAGTATGCCATGCTatgcccccaccccccccctctCTAATTTAACGCAATGCAGTAACCACTGAATATTTTCTCTGTCTTAGTGTGCACTGTGGTGTCTGCATGCTACATTGTGCCCGGAATTTCAAAGGCGATGCTTTGGCAATGCCATTGAAATTGGTAATACTACACTTCTTCTCAGTTCTATATGTTCTTTCTGCCATTACATTCTTTATTAGTATATTCGATTTTTATCCTTTTCAGGGTCAAATCCCTTCCTTGCGGAATGCCCTTCTCTGTGAAGCGCTGACTATTTCTGGGAACAATGTCGCCATTCCACTTCCCCTTAAAACTATCATTGCCAACTCTGTGTACTAGGTGTTCTTGCTCAACTATGCAATCTAATGGACGACCTGTACACGTTTACATTTTGGTTGTGTCAATTTTCAACGATACAATTCTTTTAGTGACGCTGATGCTTTTTGTTTTCCCGATTTACTGTTGCACCCTGCGTTTGTTCTTCGCAATGTCGCACCACAGCCGCAACATCCAAATTGGCTTTTCTGTAAACGTACTGTAAGGATTCACATTTTGTGCCAACCTTTCTGCTGGCCTGACATGCTGTATTTTTTCTGTTATATATACGCTACTTTTGACTTTGCAGAAGTGTAAATGTATTGTTACGACCTGTATTTAACAAGAATCTTCATCCATCATCTTCCTCCCTGCTAGCCGCTATTCCCTGGCACAATGGTTGCCACCACTGCATGACTCCACCTCAAATGCAAATTTCTTAATATTTTACTTATTGGATGCCTCTTCCTCCCATCATACAGAAGCGCAATGCATATTGTGCGCCAGTCACGATGGTttcaatcatgcatgcacattcATCAGCGATCAACACTACCAGCATATGGACATATTGCTCCATTCTATTGATGCTTATATCAAGTTCTTTCAGCATTAGGTACCCATATTCATTGCGCATATTCTTCACAAAAGCACAAGACAACCAGTGGTTCCACCATGATTCAGGTCATTTTCAGCCCAACATGTTTACTACGAATATACACATATGCCATCCTTATGCACAAAATGACTACCAGTTCTAGACCATGGCCCTAACAGCCCAAAATACTCTTCACTACTAACGACCACCAAAATAGGCCATTCAGTTCTAACCATCAACACGTCAAGTCCACACACATGACGGAAGGAAGGTGCC
This genomic window from Phragmites australis chromosome 7, lpPhrAust1.1, whole genome shotgun sequence contains:
- the LOC133925021 gene encoding uncharacterized protein LOC133925021 isoform X2, translating into MCSADEVEDPDGKILFGQRSSEPICKKKLMLGEQARSPWNMGCMHPDNGCVVPQKLASWVYAAADVYLKRNWVIHHSPKYIQLSSEAFRSQLVGSNPMGFELCDILIRRFTQLDADMRANSWKCRWRHFFESDFYMLVPACINQVWCCFSFDMWNKVIYVLDPCGPNPHTALKRHAAQRILDALCKCISAFFDNWQPDPNAWQVHFPVLNIESCNVVHCGVCMLHCARNFKGDALAMPLKLGQIPSLRNALLCEALTISGNNVAIPLPLKTIIANSVY
- the LOC133925021 gene encoding uncharacterized protein LOC133925021 isoform X1, producing the protein MCSADEVEDPDGKILFGQRSSEPICKKKLMLGEQARSPWNMGCMHPDNGCVVPQKLASWVYAAADVYLKRNWVIHHSPKYIQLSSEAFRSQLVGSNPMGFELCDILIRRFTQLDADMRANSWKCRWRHFFESDFYSFALAGYDLLNVLSVREQFIGANVPYNLSACRMISAMLVPACINQVWCCFSFDMWNKVIYVLDPCGPNPHTALKRHAAQRILDALCKCISAFFDNWQPDPNAWQVHFPVLNIESCNVVHCGVCMLHCARNFKGDALAMPLKLGQIPSLRNALLCEALTISGNNVAIPLPLKTIIANSVY